TCACCTTTGTCGGGAACATGCACCGTTATTGCTGCCAGCCACTCACATGGATCAAAGACCTCAAAGTTTCGCTTTATCCCCGGATTTATTTTAGAATGGTAGATGATGCTCTGACCATCTTGGCTTATTTTTCTTTCACGCCCTCTATAGGCTGATAAGAATTTTGCTGAAAAGCTAATCGCGCAGGTCGAAAAAACTTGAACATCGAGCATCAGTAATTCTTATCAGCCTTCCCAATTTACCCTAACATCAAAATTCTCAGAATGGCTCACTCTACCTGCCGTTCAACGTAAGTAGGCCACCAAGGAAAAATCAGAGAAACTATTTAAGGCGGCAAAGAGGCTTTATCAATGAAATCGGTAATCAGTAATCGGTTCTCTTGGCCATTCTATGCTGGAAATAGGTCTCAGAAAACTGGTGAAACCCATTTCCCTGGGCCACAAAAAAGAGGTAGGAAACCGGCGCCGGATTTAAGGCGGCTTCAATAGAAGTTCGGCCTGGACTGCATATCGGCCCCGGGGGAAGCCCATGATGCAGGTAGGTATTGTAAGGAGACTTTATTTTTAGGTCATTGTAAGTAAGGTGAGGCTTGTGATACCCGAGGGCATAGAGGACGGTGACACAAGATTCAAGAGGCATCCCCTTTTTCAGCCGGTTGTGAAACACGGCTGAAATAAGCGGCTTTTCTTCTTCCTTTTGGACTTCTCTCTCAATAAGGGAGGCAAGGGTGATAACCGAATGTAAGGATGTGTTCCTCTCTTTAATCCTGCCCTGGTATTTAGCGCTTATTTCCTTGAAGCGATTGACCATGACCGTAATAATATCTTTCTCGTTTATTTTCTTTACTGTCTGGTAAGTACCAGGAAAGAGATACCCCTCCAGACTTTCTACCTTCAGCCCTAAAGAAAGGATAAAATCCCGGTCACAACAGAGTGAGAGAAATCTTTTGGAAGAGGCAAATCCTTTGGCCTGGAGCCTGTGGGCAATCTCCTTAAGATTATAACCTTCAGGGATAGTGAAAAAGTAAGTGATCATCTTCCCTTTGGTTAGGCAATCCAGGATTTCTCCGGTAGTCATTCGGTTATTAAATCTATATTTTCCTCCCTTAAGGCTGTTTTCAATACCTTTTAGTCTGGCTCTCAGAATAAAGTAGAGAGGATAATCGATAATACGGTGTGATTTCAGGAGGGAGGCAATTTGCCAGACCCCGGCCTGGCGAGGAATAGAGACGGTAGAGGAGGTATATGGCTGTTTCTTATGAGCCTCAGAGAGAATAACCATCAAGAGGAGCAATAAAATAGAGGCGGCCACCATCAGGCTTAAAACCTTGATTATACCTGCTCGTCGATTTTTCTCCATTGATACCTCATCCCTCTTTGGCCTGAGTGATCTCTCTGGCGAGAAATTGGGTCATCAGGAGGGTTCTTTGAATGATGCTGCCCCTATTTACCGCCTCGTGGGGCGTGTTGAGGTCCCGGGCCACCGGGCCGATGCCACAGATCACGGGAATCTCTGAGGGCACCAGGCCGCCTGCCGACTGCATCACGCTGGACTGCCGGTTCAGCGGTATATTCCATTCGCCGGCTACGGCTTCCAGGCGTTTGGCCAATAGAAGGCTTTCCCGCCGGCCGGGCATGGGCGGGCGGTCTGATATTTTCTCCAATTCGAGCCGGATGCCCTTTGGCCGGCCCAGGATTTCTCTTATCTTGGCCTCACAGTCATCCGCCCGGACCGGATCAAAATAACTCAGCACCAGCATTACCTTGAGCCGGTGAGGCACCCTCATCGGGAAGGCCTCCGTGCTTATGTCCACCGCGGCTAGGGCAAGGCGCTCCTCTCGGGACAAAAGGCCGCGGAGCAAAGAAAGCTTCTCAGCGAACCAGAGAACCACCTCAGTCGTCTTCTTTGGCTGCCCGATGCGTTGGGGCTTTCCTTCCGCCACTAAGCGGTAGGTCCTCCGGCCACGGCGCTGAACCCTGATATAATCAGGGGGACTTCCCGGCCGCAGGATGAATACCTGTTTCGCCTTTGAGGCCGCCGTCCGGATAATGTCGGCGCTGTAGCGGCAGTCCCTGCCTTCGTCCAGGTAATAGAGGACGCCGATCGGCAGCCGGTGGAGCAATTTACTATGCCTCAACGCCCTGAGGCTGAATTCCAGCATCACCAGGGGGGCACGGGAGATGCCGATCCCTTCCCCGTAGAACCATTCCGGTTCGAGGCGGAAGGCATAGGCGGGCGCATTAAGTTCCAGGGGGACGTCGATATGGCCGATGAAAAGCGTTCCCCCGGCCAAACCAGCCTCGGTCTCCCAGGTGTATACGGACCGGCTGTCAGTCAGTGATGTTACCGGCTTCATTTTAATCTCCCGCATACTATCATCGAGCCTGGAAATGGCCGTAGAGTTCCCAATCGGATCGGCCGTCCGGCTCGAGACCAGGCTCCATTCCTTCAGGCGTTTCTCCATCTGGTCGCGGCGTTGGGTAAGAAAAGTGAAGATGAGGGTTTCCGGATTACGTTCATTTGGGCTAATCTTCGGCGGAGACGGTGTGCCGAAATACCTGGCGCTGGCCACTTCGACCAGCCGGTTCAGCAGGGCCGGAAAATCGAGACCCACCCGCTCGGCGGCAATGACGTAGGAGCCATGTTCACCGAGGCTCGGCAGGCTGTTGATCTCAAGAAGGAACAGATTGCCCGCCGCGTCCAGACGCATATCCACCCGGGCCGTATCATAGCATCCAATGGCAGTAAAGGCCCGCCGGGCAAGTTCCCGGGCCTTTTCAGCCACGGCCTCGTCCAGCGGGGCCGGGCACAGCCATTGGATCTCCCGGCCGGATTTTCCTTTCTTGTCTTCAATGGTGTAGATGTTGGGACCACCCTCCCCGAAAACGATTTCGCAGGGCGGGAGAGTTTCGGGTGGATTATTCCCCAGAAGACCCACGTTGATCTCCCGGCCCTCGATATACTCTTCCACCAGGACCGGCTGACGAAAGGTATCGAAGATGTTTTGGGCGGCTTCCCTCAGCTCGGCCTCATTGTGGACCACCTTAAGGCCCATGGAGACGGCCTCGTTCTTGGGCTTAACGATCAGGGGATAGGTCAGGCCGGGCGCCGGGAACCCCGGGGCGTCAAGGACAGTGAAGTCTGGAGTGGGCAGGCCGTGCTGGCGGAAGATCATTTTGGCCACCACCTTGTCCAGGGCCAGAGAATGCGCCAGGGGACCGGAACCGATGTAGGGAATTCCTACCATCTCTAAGATACCCGGAACATGGGTGTAGCGGGCCTGTCCCTGGATGCCGTAGGAGAGGTTGAAGACCATGCCCGGCCGCTCCCCTTTAAGCACCCTCGGCATAAACTCCTCCAGCTTATGGATGATATCCTTATCACCTTCGAAGGCCTTAACCTGGTGCTTATGCTTTTTCAACCCATCGATAATCCGCTGAATGGATTTTTTTCCGTATTTCTCTCGGTTAGGCAGCCCAAACAGGTTGATCACCTTCTGGCTGTTACGGTTGTAGATAATGGCAATCTTCATTAGATTTTTCCTGGTAACTACTTAGGCTGAAGGCTGAAGCCTACAGCCTTCGGCAGAGCCGTCACGGCGGGGGTCGGCCACTCCCCAGCATTTGCCCAGCTCCTGTCCGGCCAGATGGAGCCCCCCCACGGAGAAGGCCCAGTCGTGATATGGTATGAGTTCAAATTTATGTTTTTTCAGAAGCTCCAAGGTCTGCGGCTTGAACCGGCCGGCTTCAAGAAAGACCCGGCTTTCCGGGGTGCAATGCAGTCTGGGCGCTTTTACGGCCTCAAAGGGGGATTGATTCAGCAGACGGACAATGACCTGGAATATGCCGGAAACCATGCGCTCTGAGCTGGTTGATCCGATGGCGTATCTAGGCCGACCGGCCTGAAATACTATAGTCGGGCAGGCATTTGACCGGGCGATTGCCCCGACGCGCAGAAAGTGGGGATGCCGCCTGTTTCTCAGTTTAAACCCTTTCAAGAAGCCGTTGTACAGAAAGCCGAGATCAGGCGCGGCTACCTTGGCGCCATAGGCTCGCTCAATGGACTGGGTAAGGGCGACCACGTTGCCGAACCGGTCGATAACATTAAGATGGGAAGTTTCGCCGCTTTCTTCCAGTTCAAACCGAAGTTTGGCCGCTGTTTTCCGGGCATAAGCCTTACCGGTAAGGTCAGGCGCCTTTTTCCCTGACCGGGTAAATTCTCCCAGGTTGTATTTTCGCCGGTCCCCGCGGGCGCGCTGGATTATGGCGGCAAACAGCAGGGCCGCTTCTGGGGAGTCAGGGTCGAAATCCGGCGGGACAAGCTTTTCAAAGAGATTCAGCATCTCAATGAGAACGACGCCCCCGCCGGGCGGCGGCATAGTGGCGATGGTCCAGTGGCCAAAGGTCGAGATCAGAGGCTCCCGCTCCCGTGGCCACGGTATCTTCTGAAGGTCGGCCGCCGTGATAAAACCGTTGTTTTTGGCCATGTCGGCCACGATGCCCTGGCCGATCTTTCCGGTATAAAAATCCTCAAACCCGGCTTCAGCCAATCTTCTTAAGGTATTGGCCATAACCGGCTGACGAAGGATGGTTCCGGGCGCCGGCGGGTTATCCTCCCCGCCGAATAAAAAGGCGGCGGCGTTGCCTTGGCATATCTGAGAACTATACTCTTTGAGCAACTTGGATTGCAAAGGCGTGATAACATATCCTTCTTCCGCCAGCCTGAGAGCGGGTTCAATAACCCGAGCAGGAGAGCATGTCCCGTAAACTTTGAGCGCATAACCAAGAACAGCCGGATTGGTCGGGACAGCCACGGCCTGATACCCTGATTTTCGCACCAGACCGGCTATCTTTTCATCATTGTATTGACTGGTCTTTTCAGGGTGCTGGCCTTTAAATTCCTCCGCCAGGGATAATAGCTTTTCCGGGGTGGCCGACAGGGGCGCCCGGCAGGGGCCTTCAAGAATAAAAGTCCTCTTCCGGTCGGCCAGATAAACTATCATCATGGCCATACCGCCCAGTCCTGAAGCGGCCGGTTCGACAACGCCGAGGGCCAGCGATGAAGCCACCGCCGCGTCAATGGCATTGCCGCCTTCGGAGAGAATTTCCACCCCCGCCTCAGTGGCCTTGTAGTGAGCGGTTACTACTATTCCCCAGGGAGAAGTCCCTTCCCATAAGGATGCATCTTCGCGAAGGTTCTGCCGCTCTGCCTGATCATAGTTCATCTTTCTAATTTCTCCCGTCATTGCTCGCTCCCACCCTCGGCGAAAAAGACTGGCCAATAATCAACCATCAACACTTGGAAAGAAAGGGGACTTCATTACCTAATAACGTGAATATGAAAACTCAAATCTACCAGAACAGATTGCCAATCAAGATGTTATGTGAGCCTGAGTACTTATTCGAGGCTACTAAATCTTGATAGAGGTAGTCTAATCAGGCAGACTATAGTTTAATGTTGGTATAATATGCTGACTGTTTGTTAACTGAGGCTGTTTCACCTAAACCACTGTAACCGTTGGTGTTAGTTTTCATATTCACGTTAATATGGTAACACTGTCCCCTTCTTTCCCCGGTAAGTTATTCCACTCTCTTAGATGGAGGCGCCTTTTCTTCTTCGGGCATCTTTATCCCCTCCACCCGAACATTAACTTCAACTACCTTCAGGCCGGTGAGAGATTCCACTCTGTTTTTAACGTTCTCCTGGATGTCTTTGACTACCTTAGGGATAACCGGGCCGTATTCAACAATGATAGCCAGATCAATAGCGGCCTCCTTTTTCCCAACCTCTACCTTGACCCCCTTACCGATCTGACTTCGACTGATGACCCTGGCAATACCGTCAACCACTCCTTCACTCATGCCGGCTACGCCGCGTACCTCAGAGGCAGCTAAACCAGCAAGGGCTCCCACTACTTCATCACTGATAGTAGCTGTTCCCAACTCAGATTTAATTTCATCAGGCACTTTAGATTCCTCCTTTCTTGACTCTTCTTGAGGCTCAGGCTTTTCAGCCCTTTTGCCTTCCTCTTTTTTCGGTCCTTTTTCAGGCCCGGACTTTTCAGCCACTTTAATCACCTCCTTTCAATGGTGGATCGCATATTAATAGGACCAACTTGGACAGTGGACGCTGTGGACTGGGTGGACAGTGTGGACGCTGTGGACTGGGTGGACAGTGTGGACGCTGTGGACGGGGTGGACAGTGTGGACGCTGTGGACGGGGTGGACAGTGTGGACGCTGTGGACGGGGTGGACAGTGTGGACGCTGTGGACTGGGTGGACAGTGTGGACGCTGTGGACTGGATGGACAGTGTGGACGCTGTGGACGGGGTGGACAGTGTGGACGCTGTGGACGGGGTGGACAGTGGAAGATGGACGGTGGACTCTGCCATCCGCCATCTGCCATCCGCCATCCGCCATCCGCCATCCGCCATCCGCCATCTGCCATCCACCATCCGCCATCCGCCATCTGCCATCCGCCATCTGCCATCCACCATCCGCCATCTGCCATCCACCATCCGCCATCTGCCATCCACCATCCACCATCCGCCATCCGCCATCTGCCATCCACCATCCACCATCCGCCATCTGCCCATCCACAA
This portion of the bacterium genome encodes:
- the mltG gene encoding endolytic transglycosylase MltG, yielding MEKNRRAGIIKVLSLMVAASILLLLLMVILSEAHKKQPYTSSTVSIPRQAGVWQIASLLKSHRIIDYPLYFILRARLKGIENSLKGGKYRFNNRMTTGEILDCLTKGKMITYFFTIPEGYNLKEIAHRLQAKGFASSKRFLSLCCDRDFILSLGLKVESLEGYLFPGTYQTVKKINEKDIITVMVNRFKEISAKYQGRIKERNTSLHSVITLASLIEREVQKEEEKPLISAVFHNRLKKGMPLESCVTVLYALGYHKPHLTYNDLKIKSPYNTYLHHGLPPGPICSPGRTSIEAALNPAPVSYLFFVAQGNGFHQFSETYFQHRMAKRTDY
- a CDS encoding ATP-grasp domain-containing protein; protein product: MKIAIIYNRNSQKVINLFGLPNREKYGKKSIQRIIDGLKKHKHQVKAFEGDKDIIHKLEEFMPRVLKGERPGMVFNLSYGIQGQARYTHVPGILEMVGIPYIGSGPLAHSLALDKVVAKMIFRQHGLPTPDFTVLDAPGFPAPGLTYPLIVKPKNEAVSMGLKVVHNEAELREAAQNIFDTFRQPVLVEEYIEGREINVGLLGNNPPETLPPCEIVFGEGGPNIYTIEDKKGKSGREIQWLCPAPLDEAVAEKARELARRAFTAIGCYDTARVDMRLDAAGNLFLLEINSLPSLGEHGSYVIAAERVGLDFPALLNRLVEVASARYFGTPSPPKISPNERNPETLIFTFLTQRRDQMEKRLKEWSLVSSRTADPIGNSTAISRLDDSMREIKMKPVTSLTDSRSVYTWETEAGLAGGTLFIGHIDVPLELNAPAYAFRLEPEWFYGEGIGISRAPLVMLEFSLRALRHSKLLHRLPIGVLYYLDEGRDCRYSADIIRTAASKAKQVFILRPGSPPDYIRVQRRGRRTYRLVAEGKPQRIGQPKKTTEVVLWFAEKLSLLRGLLSREERLALAAVDISTEAFPMRVPHRLKVMLVLSYFDPVRADDCEAKIREILGRPKGIRLELEKISDRPPMPGRRESLLLAKRLEAVAGEWNIPLNRQSSVMQSAGGLVPSEIPVICGIGPVARDLNTPHEAVNRGSIIQRTLLMTQFLAREITQAKEG
- a CDS encoding gamma-glutamyltransferase, which codes for MNYDQAERQNLREDASLWEGTSPWGIVVTAHYKATEAGVEILSEGGNAIDAAVASSLALGVVEPAASGLGGMAMMIVYLADRKRTFILEGPCRAPLSATPEKLLSLAEEFKGQHPEKTSQYNDEKIAGLVRKSGYQAVAVPTNPAVLGYALKVYGTCSPARVIEPALRLAEEGYVITPLQSKLLKEYSSQICQGNAAAFLFGGEDNPPAPGTILRQPVMANTLRRLAEAGFEDFYTGKIGQGIVADMAKNNGFITAADLQKIPWPREREPLISTFGHWTIATMPPPGGGVVLIEMLNLFEKLVPPDFDPDSPEAALLFAAIIQRARGDRRKYNLGEFTRSGKKAPDLTGKAYARKTAAKLRFELEESGETSHLNVIDRFGNVVALTQSIERAYGAKVAAPDLGFLYNGFLKGFKLRNRRHPHFLRVGAIARSNACPTIVFQAGRPRYAIGSTSSERMVSGIFQVIVRLLNQSPFEAVKAPRLHCTPESRVFLEAGRFKPQTLELLKKHKFELIPYHDWAFSVGGLHLAGQELGKCWGVADPRRDGSAEGCRLQPSA
- a CDS encoding Asp23/Gls24 family envelope stress response protein, whose protein sequence is MPDEIKSELGTATISDEVVGALAGLAASEVRGVAGMSEGVVDGIARVISRSQIGKGVKVEVGKKEAAIDLAIIVEYGPVIPKVVKDIQENVKNRVESLTGLKVVEVNVRVEGIKMPEEEKAPPSKRVE
- a CDS encoding DUF4573 domain-containing protein, which produces MADGGWQMADGRVHRPSSTVHPVHSVHTVHPVHSVHTVHPVHSVHTVHPVHSVHTVHPVHSVHTVHPVHSVHTVHPVHSVHTVHPVHSVHTVHPVHSVHCPSWSY